The nucleotide sequence CGAAACGCATGGGCTGCGATCGCACAATAACCATGGAAAAATAGGGCGGTCGATAGTCCTGCAACCCTGCCAAAGAGCCAAACACCTTTTGCCGCGGCCATCCCAGCCATTCCACCAACCCTGCCTCTGCCAGCAAACCCCGCTCGCGCAACATTTGCCAGACGCGATCGAAGACGGGGGCCACCTTCATCAACACCACCACATCTGCCCAATCCAAAGCTCGCTCCAATTCCTCCAGGCCGTGCATTGCAGGCACAATTGCCACCTTCTCATCCCAAGTGGACAGCGGCATTTTCAACGCTGCCGCCGCCGCCAGTGGCGAACACACGCCCGGAATGACCTCAATGGGAATGTGGGGCGATCGCTCGTTCACGGTTCGGGCTAAATGGGTAAACGTACTGTAGAAACTGACATCCCCCTCGGCAATAAACGCCACATCGCCACCACAGTTCAGAATTGCGAGCAATTCTGCGGCCGCCCGATCCCAAGCTGCTGTCAAGGTCGCTGAGTCCTGCACAAAGGGCATATCGAGGGCCAAAATCTTGCGATTGCCCGATAGAAACTCCCGCACAATCCGATAGGCCATGCCCGGATTGCCTTGGCGATCTTGGGGACAGGCGATCGCGTTCGCGTCTTCTAAGACGTGCCGAGCGGCGATCGTCAGCCAGTCGGCACGACCCGGCCCCACACTGACCCCCCACAACGTTCCAAACGATTTGTCCATGCCATCTCCTCGATCTCGACAATCAACGATAATGCGAAGCTGAGTCCGGTATCTGGTAGCCACGATGGCTGCTGAACATTCGCTTTAGCGGGCAAGATGGAGAGAGCTGCACCTGTCGAGTGTAATGCAGGTAGACAATGTTGTTGTTTTTGTGGTGTTGCTGACCATTGCTGTAGTGGGCTTGTGGTTTGCGGCTTGGCCATTGCTGCGGTTTGTGGCCGTGCAGGCGGTTCGCGGCTGGCGGCAACGGTACAAAGTGCAGCAGCAACCCCGCCGCCAGCGTCTATCCAGTTACGACCGACTGTTGGACGTGCTGAATGGCGATCGCCAAACACTTGCAAAATTGATCGAGCACTTAAAGCAAACGTATCCTGACGAGCCTGAAGAATGGTACTGCCAGATGCTCCTGCTATCTCTGGCGATCCCGTTGAGAGGAATATTGTTCGCGGCGGGCTCGCTATTGCGATTCCAGATGCTGCACCTCAGACGCCGCTGGCATCAATGGCAAAAATCCCAATCGCAAACAGTTCAACCCCTCTCCAATTACGATCAACTCCTGGAGTTGCTAGATGGCGATCGCCAATCGGTAGAGCGGCTAATTGGACAGTTAAAGCAAAAATATCCGGGCCAGCCTGAAGACTGGTACCCCGAGATGGTGCTGGAACAACTCAAACTTTGGATCGTTAATAAGCTTTCCAATCGATACCACAGCAATGCCTTTGGCATGGGACAAGCGGCTGCATACACCATGAAGTATCGAGGTCGTCCCACTTGGTGGGTCTACCGCAAATTAGCCGTCGATTTTGAGCTGTTCGATATTCCGCCACAGAGCAGAGAAAAGAGATAAAACTGCGCGCGTCGAATCCCGAGCTAAAATCGTAAGGCT is from Synechococcus sp. PCC 7336 and encodes:
- a CDS encoding precorrin-2 C(20)-methyltransferase codes for the protein MDKSFGTLWGVSVGPGRADWLTIAARHVLEDANAIACPQDRQGNPGMAYRIVREFLSGNRKILALDMPFVQDSATLTAAWDRAAAELLAILNCGGDVAFIAEGDVSFYSTFTHLARTVNERSPHIPIEVIPGVCSPLAAAAALKMPLSTWDEKVAIVPAMHGLEELERALDWADVVVLMKVAPVFDRVWQMLRERGLLAEAGLVEWLGWPRQKVFGSLAGLQDYRPPYFSMVIVRSQPMRFGRLDLDLPVL